The sequence below is a genomic window from Lytechinus variegatus isolate NC3 chromosome 3, Lvar_3.0, whole genome shotgun sequence.
aggggagggggggagggaaGGGGAAGGGGTCCAATACTTCTCCTTAATAACATTACATTGATCatggggggggagggagaagtGAAATGTACAATTACCCCTACCCCTCTCTTGACTGTGGCTTGTTTATCTTTCTTTGTATCCGTCAGCCAAGAATCGTCTTCCTcctcgtcgtcgtcatcatcttcaaGGTCGCTCATGCCGAGCTTGTTCAGCATTGCTGAAACTAAACAAGCAATATtctcaatttcacaaaaatacTTCGACTTGAATTTGCAAAACTTCCTGAAGACATAAcaaaatgtacctctgtcgaaactttcaaaaatcttataaaaactttgctatttaactcttagctctttatgcgccttgagcactctccagagtggatttggcgctttacaagtctcattattattttattattattattaaccacACATGGTCATTTCATGCATTTCCACATGGCTAAGACTGTTCAGTCTTTTGTTGTTCAAGAACATACAGGTATCATTTAACATATATATCACTAGGGGAAGCAATACTAAGGCACAATTAAATTCCATCATTCACATCATTTTGCACATAATCTGTCATACATCACAATAGAtcaagaatgtaaaaaaataagggTGATAAATATATTCCAGTATTTCACGTAGGTTCATAGGAAAATATTCTTTCACAAAGGGCACTGCTTCTTATAAATATCACCCTCAATGTTGTGTAAAATTCAAAGAAgtataaaataattaataaactTTAACTACATACCATTTGGTTTGTTCTTCCCACCAAGACTCagctataaaaagaaaaaaattaattcatatattttagtAACAAGTACACATTTGGATATCCATCAATTATATTATACATAAATCTACCAATTAGGCTTGGGAGCCAGCGCCGGGTAATCGAGTCTACCCGATTCTCAATGCCAGAGTCGGGGAGTCGACCCTGATCTCTGGAGACTCGAGTACCAAGCGGCGGCGGTTCTGAGATAAAGGGACTCGAGTCTTTGCCATGCTCTCTCATTCATGGACGAAAATCGGCCCCAGCGTCGACTCCCAGCGCCGAATCCAAGCACTGAGATAAAATAAATGTGGAATTTGGAGCCGAAGAGTCACATACTTCGAGCAGAACGTTTCTCTGCTTAGCCTGCAGTATACCGTGTGCATTAGGCTCAGTGTGCATGACTGCGTGTGGTATGGGGATGCATTGTGTGTACTGTGTATTTCTGTGTATGTGACTGTAAAATGCCAGTAGAGACCACGTGCGTTGTGTTGAGCGACACTTGTGATTGTATCTTGAAAGTTAGTGTATTGGGATTTGTGTGTGGATTGTGTGAGAAGTTATGAAGGTGTAAGATCTTGGGTGACTGAATAGATGATTGCTCCCCCCCTCCCATTTATGTACTCTCCAGCCCCATGCCGATCCTTCCCCCAAAGCTTCTCTCTCCtcattccttcttttcttccaaACGTTTTTCCCCTATTATTCTTGTTAATTTCTCGTTTTAGAAGTTGTAATTCACTAcgaatttcattataattttaatgaagttgtttgtttataaataattgtatatttctgttcaaaataagtttatttttcgttttccttattttatatgaatcatTTACCCCATGTTTCGAAATCAATGATAATCTTCAGGACATTAAGTCTCCTCGTTTATTGTCTCCCCTTTGAATTTAAATTCATTGATAAACAAGCATTCTTTATAATACTATGAGATATATCTTTATTTGCATATCGCTTTGAGtgaatatcatgtttattaaccatcctttataattttattaatgattGAAACGTACACATAAAACTACGTATTTTACAGTTTGTTTGAACAGCAAAGGTATTGTGGGCTTCGAAGGTTCTACtgtattttttcctttcctgAATATTTCTCATCTGGAAAATGTCATTCGAGAGTGtcaataaatcttttttttgtggggaGGACAAATGAAGTAGTTTGGAGGAGATAACCCCAGTGGCCGGGCCCAGTGGAGGGGGTGTTTAGCAAATAATTTCGCTTTTGTGGTCATTCCCTCCTGTCAGTTGTTCATTAAGGATTCTGATAAAATACACTGTTGGTCATTGtctcatgaaaaaaattccTTAGAATTTTAAGCTCCATCTTCCCTTGGTTATTGATATTTCCAAGAGAATGATGCGTTATCAAACAATGAAGAGTTGTTTTGCTCTAGTCAGTCCAGACACCCgctttatttagttattttatttttcaccagATAAATTCGTTCGTGAAACTTATAAATGCAGCCCCATCTCAAACTTTGTTTCAGTCTAGCGTTTTTGTACTCCTTAAACACTACTAGTAATCAGTATCATTATGGATAACTTGTTTGCCGAGAAAAAACTCCTGAAAAAACCGGGTGCGTCCAGCTTAATTTGGAACTTCTTTGGATTTGAAGAAAATCCAGAGAAACCAAAAGAGATACTCTCTAACAAACATGTTCGTTGCGTTTTGTGCTCAAAGAAGCTATCGTACGGGTCAAGCACAAGTTCGATGCACAAACATTTGAAATCCTTTCATCCGAGGGATGCTAGAACTTTAACTCAGGGCGCATCTACGCCAAAAAGTCAAGTTCAAGATCCATCAACGACAGCGGAACAACCCATTACCAAGTCGAGTGAAACTGGCCGAACGAACCTTACACAACCTTCTTTGATGGTAAgttcaatgcatttttaaatattaaaaaatgttatagTTTGCAATCATTAAAAGGCGTTGCATTTTTAAAGTGACCCCTAGAAATAAAACGTTTGAAATCACcaatatatttatatgaacaAGTATTATTGATCggtaattataattttcttaaatTGAATGGAATtcttgtcaaaaatattttctaagacatttctttttatttctgttcTAATCACAGACACATTTCCAATCAGTGACCCCTTATACAAGCGGTTCCGTACGACAGAAGGAATTGACGTCGGCCGTTGCTAAATTCATCGTAACGGGAATGAGACCAATTTACATTGTGGAAGAGAAAGGCTTTCGGGATATGATTAAAGTTTTCGATCCACGCTACAGTTTACCATCAAGGAAAACTTTCTCCACAACCGTCATTCCCAGAATGTATGACATCGTCAGAGAGCAAACTGTCCTACCCCGCCTCGAACGAGCAACTTCAGTTGCCATAACAACGGATATGTGGACGAGCCGTGCTTCTGATCAATACATTGGCGTCACGGTTCACTTCATTGATGATGATTGGAAGATGGGAAGTTTTACCCTTGAAAACAGAGAACTCCCCCCGCCGCATGACAATGAACATATTGCTGAAGTTTTGAGAGCTATTATTGCACAGTGGGCTCTTGAAAACAAAGTCAGTGCCGTTGTCACGGACAATGCCACTAATATCACGAAGGCTGTTCGTGAAGGGTTGTCCCTCCCTAATATCCCATGTTTTGGGCACACCCTAAACCTAGTAGTGAAGGCTGGGTTAAAATGTCGTGGAATACAGACAACACTTGCCAGATGCTCAAAACTTGTAGAATTTGTTCATCGCTCGGCGAAAGCTAAATATTGTTTAGCATCACATCAAAAAAACCTGAATGTTCCCGAGCACAAGCTAATACAGGACGTAGAAACCAGGTGGGGGTCAACTCATGACATGCTGAGGCGAATTCTAGAGCAACAGCAACCGATATCAAATCTATTGATCGAAACAAAGAGGAAGGAGCTTGATTTATCAGATCGGGAAGTGTCCATCGCAGAACAATTAGTTGAACTGCTTCAACCTCTAAAAGAGATCACTGAGTCCCTCTCAAGTGAATCCCAAGTAACTATATCTAACATTATCCCAACAATATGCATGTTGGAGCATATATTTGAAGTTGATGGTAATGATCTACCTGATATAGTAGCAGTGAAGCGGCAAATGTCAGAGAAGCTAGCCCAATACtatgttgaacaagatattcAAGATTTTCTGTCGATTTCCGCTTTTTTAGATGGGCGCTTCAAACGACTCCTCTTTTTTCAAGAGGAAAAGCGAGCCAGAGTTTGTGATGTTGTAGCACGAGAACTAACCGAAAACATTTCAGCCGAACGCAGGATGCATGAACCAGCATCCGATATTGACATCGATGGCGAATCAGAAGGGCAGCCAAAAACAAAAAAGCAGAAGAGTTTGGCATACCTCATAAGTCAAACGATTGGCGAACTTGACGAAGAGGAAAATCTTCCTCGAACTTCCCCCGAGAGTGAGGCACGAGATGAGATAAATCGTTATCTCCGCGAGCCAAAAGTAAGGATGTCTGGCGATCCTCTCTCTTGGTGGAAGTTGGAAGAAGGGAAATTCCCTACTTTGGCTGCCATGGCGCGAAAATACCTGTGTACTCCCGCAACAAGTGTTCCATCTGAACGATTGTTCAGTGTTGCAGGGAACATTGTCACAGCCAAACGATCATTGCTTACGCCCGAAAATGTTGGTATGCTCACATTTCTCCATGACAATACACCAAAATAAGACTAAAATATGATAACTGCAAGCAAACAGCATTTCATATAAGCTAGCAATTATAATATGGCTTTGGGATTATCATGTGAATTTTAGTCTCTTACTCATGCACGCAATGGCCCTGATTTGCTTTGTTAAAAATTGTAACCTCACATGTAAACTTATCCACTTATTAGTGCATCCAGCAGTTTGATGTTTATTAtagtatctctctctctctctctctctctctgaacaaggatcaacattttcttttccccAAGCTAAAAAGAATCGTCATGTATAAACTCAGTAAATATACTTAATGTACTAAACTATCAAAACGAATTTACCGTTAGAATGAACAGTGGATATACCTGTACTTATTTCCGATTTATTTCATTGTCGACGTTCTTTTGAACGCTGATAAATGATAACACAATTTTGTATGCAAACTTTCAAGTTGTATGATATAAAATGACTTTTCTCTCAATCATGGTATATATTGGAGTTGAAATTGAGATGAAAATGGTTTTAAGGAGTTGTAAAAGATATTCGCTTGTTGTACAAGAAAACATCAGGTATAAACAAGAGTCAGTTtatccctttaaaaaaattcatcacgctttgatttttttttctttcattttttgcttGCTAGTCTTAAATGAGAGTCTTGCCTTATTGGAATATTGGCGagaagttaataaaaaaaattatgttattctGTCAGTAATAAAAGTAGAGATTCAACTATGGatatttttcagtcatatttcatttaatcttaGCTATTTTAAtccaaacattcattttttttcaatgatgaaTTTCACCTTTGGCCAGTTCGCCATTTTCTTAAGTGACTGAGAACGTAGACTAGTCCCTCAATTCAGGGACATCAACCCTCGGCAATTTGTTTACATACTTTCTTTGTCTCTGTCGTGTATTGCACAATCTGGAGAAGCAcatgtttggaaatctgatattcttgcggtggggggggggtacgagATTGCCGCCCTTTTCATTCTGTTTTGGTTTGGCTGCCACATGGCCTCTCTCACTGTGTGGAGAAATTAGGTCAGGTAAAATTTGCAAAGACGTGGATAAGTTCATTTCAATTAGAGGCTTTGCAAGGCCTCCTTGATGGATGATGTACTTTGGAAATTGCCAAATTTGGTTCTGGTAGGCCCTTTTAATTTGTTACGAATCTCTGTAACTGATACGAACGCTTAACAATTCAATGACCTTCATGACATATATCAtttgtatgaataattttttagtcttttttaaaatgtgtcaAAAATGTATGTACGAAGGATATTTGTTCAACTTCATAACATTTGCAGGTTATTGTATGTctgtatgataaaataaattaccTCAGAACTGTACAAATTAagaactttctttttctttgacaCTGTCTTCAGACACGAATACAGATTTTTCTAgattaatttgacaaataatgGGCTAAAACACTAAATAGTAAACACGCAAAGCTCACATCACAACCAAGTATCAAACATTCAAACTTGGATTAAATCATGGAGGTTCAACCTCCCATTAATCAACTCAGATTAGTCAGATATCGTTCAAGCACCACAATCAATCTATCATCACAACACTAAAATCGTAAACAATCACTTCAAAGAAACAATGCGAA
It includes:
- the LOC121411801 gene encoding E3 SUMO-protein ligase ZBED1-like, which translates into the protein MRPIYIVEEKGFRDMIKVFDPRYSLPSRKTFSTTVIPRMYDIVREQTVLPRLERATSVAITTDMWTSRASDQYIGVTVHFIDDDWKMGSFTLENRELPPPHDNEHIAEVLRAIIAQWALENKVSAVVTDNATNITKAVREGLSLPNIPCFGHTLNLVVKAGLKCRGIQTTLARCSKLVEFVHRSAKAKYCLASHQKNLNVPEHKLIQDVETRWGSTHDMLRRILEQQQPISNLLIETKRKELDLSDREVSIAEQLVELLQPLKEITESLSSESQVTISNIIPTICMLEHIFEVDGNDLPDIVAVKRQMSEKLAQYYVEQDIQDFLSISAFLDGRFKRLLFFQEEKRARVCDVVARELTENISAERRMHEPASDIDIDGESEGQPKTKKQKSLAYLISQTIGELDEEENLPRTSPESEARDEINRYLREPKVRMSGDPLSWWKLEEGKFPTLAAMARKYLCTPATSVPSERLFSVAGNIVTAKRSLLTPENVGMLTFLHDNTPK